Proteins from one Acidiphilium multivorum AIU301 genomic window:
- the dapF gene encoding diaminopimelate epimerase — MAAARPFLKMHGAGNDFVVLDARAHPLDLAPAAAARIADRHRGVGCDQIILIEPDDGAAAFMRILNADGSESGACGNATRCVAALLAGETGARRLAIRTNAGLLPAEIKGPTLVEVDMGAPKLGWEDIPLAEPADTLSLRLALGPVQNPAACSMGNPHATFFVDDLTHLQIETIGPKLEHARLFPERANIGFARIDAPDRIRLRVWERGAGLTLACGSGACAALVNAHRRGLAARRAEIEMDGGTLTLTWRDDGHVLMEGPVALVFEGELDAAMLAP, encoded by the coding sequence ATGGCAGCGGCCCGACCCTTTCTGAAAATGCACGGCGCCGGGAACGATTTCGTCGTTCTCGATGCCCGCGCGCACCCGCTTGACCTCGCCCCCGCCGCCGCCGCCCGCATCGCCGACCGTCACCGCGGCGTCGGCTGCGACCAGATCATCCTGATCGAGCCGGACGACGGCGCCGCCGCCTTCATGCGCATCCTCAACGCCGATGGCTCGGAATCCGGCGCCTGCGGCAACGCCACGCGCTGCGTCGCCGCCCTGCTCGCCGGCGAAACCGGCGCCCGCCGCCTCGCCATCCGCACCAATGCCGGCCTGCTGCCCGCCGAAATCAAGGGCCCCACCCTGGTCGAGGTCGACATGGGCGCGCCGAAACTCGGCTGGGAAGACATTCCCCTGGCCGAACCGGCGGACACGCTCTCGCTCCGCCTCGCCCTCGGCCCGGTGCAGAACCCCGCCGCCTGCTCGATGGGCAACCCCCACGCCACCTTCTTCGTCGACGACCTGACCCACCTGCAGATCGAGACGATCGGCCCCAAGCTCGAACACGCCCGCCTCTTCCCCGAGCGCGCCAATATCGGCTTCGCCCGGATCGACGCGCCGGACCGCATCCGCCTGCGCGTCTGGGAACGCGGCGCCGGCCTCACCCTCGCCTGCGGTTCCGGCGCCTGCGCCGCCCTGGTCAACGCCCATCGCCGCGGCCTCGCCGCCCGCCGCGCCGAGATCGAGATGGACGGCGGCACCCTCACCCTCACCTGGCGCGACGACGGCCACGTGCTGATGGAAGGCCCCGTCGCCCTGGTCTTCGAGGGCGAGCTGGACGCGGCCATGCTCGCGCCATGA
- a CDS encoding APC family permease: MSASSGFRLAKTLGLAAVVASAVTQEYGAGINFVVPQSLGVYPGIGALVPLAMFATGLVIFLKVFLYARFSRAMPRAGSSYVWTVRALNLPLGFILHFVWWASITAAMGFIAFAFGNFLGNAMVNAGFAAGHLLLSKPGHLVLGLAALWIIYGIHVAGIRDYGRLVVILLALVVVTALAVGVIGFAADPAALLHTAAARTGIAFARPAAAPPFDAHAFLAVCTLFIFAYGGLSGAPALSGETEHAETVMPRGIVIAWLTSVVLFSLVAAALLHAVPWWAALDLIRHKHASLVTAPGIIGLAAPRPLAAALDLVIALIVGKTLAPQMVVTSRMLFAWAEDGLIPARFAETSRRRAPVAALTLTVVLASLFLVQATYIGWAFGIVARSVTILLVWLAVACAALNLRYNPRHASHGWSEPFRRGVMVVPVALLSIVVTIALIRSVLVLPHAPFYVQPLFQGAVMALIGTALYLRARRVAPGLAAVTATLPLE; the protein is encoded by the coding sequence ATGAGCGCGTCCTCCGGCTTCCGCCTCGCGAAGACCCTCGGCCTCGCCGCCGTCGTCGCCTCGGCCGTCACCCAGGAATACGGCGCCGGAATCAACTTCGTCGTCCCCCAGAGCCTCGGCGTCTATCCCGGCATCGGCGCGCTGGTGCCGCTGGCGATGTTCGCGACAGGCCTCGTCATCTTCCTGAAGGTCTTCCTCTACGCCCGGTTCTCCCGCGCCATGCCGCGCGCCGGCTCGTCCTATGTCTGGACGGTGCGCGCCCTCAACCTGCCGCTCGGCTTCATCCTGCATTTCGTCTGGTGGGCCAGCATCACCGCGGCGATGGGCTTCATCGCCTTCGCCTTCGGCAATTTCCTCGGCAACGCGATGGTCAATGCCGGCTTCGCCGCCGGCCACCTGCTGCTCTCGAAGCCCGGCCATCTCGTCCTCGGCCTCGCCGCACTCTGGATCATCTACGGCATCCATGTCGCCGGCATCCGCGATTACGGCCGCCTCGTCGTCATCCTGCTCGCGCTCGTCGTGGTCACCGCCCTCGCCGTCGGCGTCATCGGCTTCGCCGCCGACCCCGCCGCCCTGCTGCACACCGCCGCGGCGCGCACCGGCATCGCCTTCGCCCGCCCCGCCGCCGCCCCGCCCTTCGACGCGCACGCCTTCCTCGCCGTCTGCACCCTGTTCATCTTCGCCTATGGCGGGCTGTCCGGCGCGCCCGCCCTGTCGGGCGAGACCGAACACGCCGAAACCGTGATGCCGCGCGGCATCGTCATCGCCTGGCTCACCTCGGTCGTGCTGTTCTCGCTGGTCGCCGCGGCGCTGCTGCACGCCGTGCCCTGGTGGGCGGCGCTGGACCTCATCCGCCACAAGCACGCCTCCCTCGTCACCGCCCCCGGCATCATCGGCCTCGCCGCCCCGCGCCCGCTCGCCGCGGCGCTCGACCTCGTGATCGCGCTCATCGTCGGCAAGACGCTCGCGCCGCAGATGGTCGTCACCTCGCGCATGCTCTTCGCCTGGGCCGAGGACGGGCTGATCCCCGCCCGCTTCGCCGAAACCTCGCGCCGCCGCGCCCCGGTCGCCGCCCTCACCCTCACCGTCGTGCTCGCCTCGCTCTTCCTCGTGCAGGCGACCTATATCGGCTGGGCCTTCGGCATCGTCGCCCGCTCGGTCACCATCCTGCTGGTCTGGCTCGCCGTCGCCTGCGCCGCGCTCAACCTGCGCTACAACCCGCGCCATGCCAGCCATGGCTGGTCCGAGCCCTTCCGCCGCGGCGTCATGGTCGTGCCCGTCGCCCTGCTCTCCATCGTCGTCACCATCGCGCTGATCCGCTCGGTGCTGGTGCTGCCCCACGCGCCCTTCTACGTCCAGCCGCTGTTCCAGGGCGCGGTGATGGCGCTGATCGGCACGGCGCTCTATCTCCGCGCCCGCCGCGTCGCCCCCGGCCTCGCCGCCGTCACCGCAACGCTCCCCCTCGAATAG
- the nth gene encoding endonuclease III: MKTADIRPFLEAISAGNPEPRTELHYADPFSLLVAVVLSAQTTDAAVNKATPGLFAAAPTPAAMAALGAEGIGPHIRSIGLWQSKARNVAALAELLVERHGGAVPAEREALEALPGVGRKTANVVLNEIFGQPTMAVDTHIFRLANRTGLAPGKTVREVEDGLVRRIPPDLLRRAHHWLILHGRYVCKARQPECWRCPGAQWCVFTPKPAAPARGRRA, encoded by the coding sequence ATGAAAACGGCGGATATCCGCCCCTTCCTCGAAGCCATCTCGGCCGGCAACCCCGAGCCGCGCACCGAGCTCCACTACGCCGACCCGTTCTCGCTGCTCGTCGCCGTCGTCCTTTCCGCGCAGACGACGGACGCCGCGGTGAACAAGGCGACCCCCGGCCTGTTCGCCGCCGCCCCCACCCCGGCGGCGATGGCGGCCCTCGGCGCCGAGGGCATCGGCCCGCATATCCGCTCGATCGGCCTCTGGCAGTCCAAGGCGAGGAACGTCGCCGCCCTCGCCGAGCTCCTCGTCGAGCGGCATGGCGGCGCGGTCCCCGCCGAGCGCGAGGCGCTCGAGGCCCTGCCCGGCGTCGGCCGCAAGACCGCGAATGTCGTGCTCAACGAAATCTTCGGCCAGCCCACCATGGCGGTGGACACCCACATCTTCCGCCTCGCCAACCGCACCGGCCTCGCCCCCGGCAAGACCGTGCGCGAGGTGGAGGACGGCCTGGTCAGGCGCATCCCGCCCGACCTGCTGCGCCGCGCCCATCACTGGCTGATCCTGCACGGGCGCTATGTCTGCAAGGCCCGCCAGCCCGAATGCTGGCGCTGCCCCGGCGCGCAATGGTGCGTCTTCACCCCCAAACCCGCGGCACCCGCGAGGGGCCGCCGGGCATGA
- a CDS encoding DUF2244 domain-containing protein produces MAEALGMAGQGRPIFQAVLTPHRSMSRRGMFVVFGVMATGSLLVTSLMWRLGAMPVIGFNGADLILAVTLYGMNMRGAKASEVIVLTDEALTITRTTPGGRRSEVRLEAGWLRVDVEEQAGTNPIVSVANREARQIVGMALGDAERRDFADALKAAIHRMRSPRFDNPQTRG; encoded by the coding sequence ATGGCGGAAGCGTTGGGTATGGCCGGACAGGGACGGCCGATTTTCCAGGCGGTGCTGACGCCGCACCGGAGCATGAGCCGGCGCGGCATGTTCGTCGTGTTCGGGGTGATGGCGACCGGCTCGTTGCTGGTGACCAGCCTGATGTGGCGGCTGGGCGCGATGCCGGTGATTGGGTTCAACGGGGCCGATCTCATCCTCGCCGTCACGCTCTACGGGATGAACATGCGCGGGGCGAAGGCGTCCGAGGTGATCGTGCTGACCGACGAGGCGCTGACCATCACCCGCACCACGCCGGGCGGGCGCAGGAGCGAGGTGCGGCTGGAGGCGGGGTGGCTGCGCGTCGATGTCGAGGAACAGGCGGGGACCAATCCGATCGTCTCGGTGGCGAACCGGGAGGCGCGGCAGATCGTCGGCATGGCGCTGGGGGATGCGGAGCGGCGGGATTTCGCCGATGCGCTGAAGGCGGCGATCCACCGGATGCGCTCGCCGCGCTTCGACAATCCGCAGACACGGGGCTGA
- a CDS encoding MFS transporter: protein MKLPLLALIVASFAIGTSEFVIVGLVPDLARDFSVSIPRAGFLVSAYALGVSFGSPFLAVLVGRWPRRAALLGLMGVFVLGNALCALAPGYDTMLAARVVTSLSHGAFFGIGSVVAAELAPREKRARAVALVFLGLTLANVLGVPAGTILGQAAGWRATFWVVAAIGLVAMAAIALLLPRDLRAGSARLLNEVRILGRSQVLLAMLMAVLSSASLFSVFTYIAPMLERVGGLSPHWVSVALLVFGAGLTAGGLLGGRLADRHAARTIVATLSAIAVLLVALRAALPFGLVAVLVMAGWGMAVFTLVSPLQTRVIDHARDAPNLASTINQGAFNLGNAGGAWLGGAALGAGIGYRSLPLLGAALALAGLAVAAWAFGLERRRG from the coding sequence ATGAAACTTCCCCTGCTCGCGCTCATCGTCGCGAGCTTCGCCATCGGCACGAGCGAGTTCGTCATCGTCGGGCTGGTGCCCGATCTCGCGCGCGATTTCTCGGTCTCGATCCCGCGCGCGGGATTTCTGGTCAGCGCCTATGCGCTGGGGGTGAGCTTCGGCTCGCCGTTCCTCGCGGTGCTGGTCGGGCGGTGGCCGCGCAGGGCGGCGCTGCTCGGGCTGATGGGCGTGTTCGTGCTGGGCAACGCGCTCTGCGCGCTGGCGCCGGGCTATGACACGATGCTGGCGGCGCGGGTGGTCACCTCGCTGTCGCACGGGGCGTTCTTCGGGATCGGCTCGGTCGTCGCGGCGGAGCTGGCGCCGCGGGAGAAGCGGGCGCGGGCGGTGGCGCTGGTGTTTCTCGGCCTCACGCTCGCCAATGTGCTCGGCGTGCCGGCGGGCACCATCCTCGGCCAGGCGGCGGGATGGCGGGCGACCTTCTGGGTGGTGGCGGCGATCGGCCTTGTCGCGATGGCGGCGATCGCGCTGCTGCTGCCGCGCGACCTGCGGGCGGGATCGGCCAGGCTGCTCAACGAGGTGCGGATTCTCGGACGGTCGCAGGTGCTGCTCGCCATGCTGATGGCGGTGCTGAGCTCGGCGAGCCTGTTCAGCGTGTTCACCTATATCGCGCCGATGCTCGAACGGGTGGGCGGGCTGTCGCCGCACTGGGTCAGCGTGGCGCTGCTGGTGTTCGGCGCCGGGCTGACGGCGGGCGGGCTGCTCGGCGGGCGGCTCGCGGACCGGCATGCGGCGCGCACGATCGTCGCGACGCTGTCGGCGATCGCCGTGCTGCTGGTGGCGCTGCGGGCGGCGCTGCCGTTCGGCCTGGTGGCCGTGCTGGTGATGGCGGGCTGGGGGATGGCGGTGTTCACCCTGGTCTCGCCGTTGCAGACGCGGGTGATCGACCATGCGCGGGATGCGCCGAACCTTGCCTCGACGATCAACCAGGGGGCGTTCAATCTCGGCAATGCCGGCGGGGCGTGGCTGGGCGGGGCGGCGCTGGGCGCCGGGATCGGCTATCGGAGCCTGCCGCTGCTGGGCGCTGCGCTCGCGCTGGCGGGGCTGGCGGTGGCGGCCTGGGCGTTCGGGCTGGAGCGGCGGCGGGGCTGA
- the groL gene encoding chaperonin GroEL (60 kDa chaperone family; promotes refolding of misfolded polypeptides especially under stressful conditions; forms two stacked rings of heptamers to form a barrel-shaped 14mer; ends can be capped by GroES; misfolded proteins enter the barrel where they are refolded when GroES binds), whose protein sequence is MAAKDVRFSADARERLIRGVDLLANAVKVTLGPKGRNVVIEKSFGSPRITKDGVTVAKEIELADKFENMGAQMVREVASKTNDLAGDGTTTATVLAQAIVREGAKAVAAGMNPMDLKRGIDKAVNAIVDELKKRTKKITTPSETAQVGTISANGEAEIGKMISEAMQKVGNEGVITVEEAKGIQTELDVVEGMQFDRGYVSPYFITNPEKMVADLDNPYILIHEKKLSGLQPMLPLLESIVQSGKPLLIIAEDVEGEALATLVVNKLRGGLKIAAVKAPGFGDRRKAMLEDIAILTGGQVISEDLGIKLETVTLNMLGRAKKVLIEKENTTIVEGAGKKADITGRCNQIRAQIEETTSDYDREKLQERLAKLAGGVAVIRVGGASETEVKERKDRVDDALHATRAAVEEGIVPGGGVALARASLAINKLKADNDDQRFGIDIIRKAVLAPMRQIAENAGEDGAVISGKVLDNDDYSFGFDAQSGEFKDMVKAGIIDPTKVVRTALQDAASVAGLLITTEAMVAERPEKKAPAGGDAGMGGMGGMGGMDF, encoded by the coding sequence ATGGCTGCTAAAGACGTCCGCTTCTCGGCCGACGCCCGCGAACGCCTCATCCGCGGTGTCGACCTGCTCGCCAACGCGGTGAAGGTCACCCTCGGCCCCAAGGGCCGCAACGTCGTCATCGAGAAGAGCTTCGGTTCGCCCCGCATCACCAAAGACGGTGTGACGGTCGCGAAGGAAATCGAACTCGCCGACAAGTTCGAGAACATGGGCGCGCAGATGGTGCGCGAAGTGGCCTCGAAGACCAACGACCTCGCCGGTGACGGCACCACCACCGCGACCGTCCTTGCCCAGGCGATCGTCCGCGAGGGTGCGAAGGCGGTTGCCGCCGGCATGAACCCGATGGACCTGAAGCGCGGCATCGACAAGGCGGTGAACGCCATCGTCGACGAGCTGAAGAAGCGCACCAAGAAGATCACGACCCCGAGCGAGACCGCCCAGGTCGGCACCATCTCCGCCAACGGCGAGGCCGAGATCGGCAAGATGATCTCCGAGGCGATGCAGAAGGTCGGCAACGAGGGCGTCATCACGGTCGAGGAAGCCAAGGGCATCCAGACCGAGCTCGACGTCGTCGAGGGCATGCAGTTCGACCGCGGCTACGTCTCGCCCTACTTCATCACCAACCCGGAGAAGATGGTCGCGGATCTCGACAATCCGTACATCCTGATCCACGAGAAGAAGCTCTCCGGCCTGCAGCCGATGCTGCCGCTGCTCGAAAGCATCGTCCAGTCCGGCAAGCCGCTGCTGATCATCGCCGAGGACGTCGAGGGCGAGGCGCTGGCCACCCTGGTCGTCAACAAGCTGCGTGGCGGCCTCAAGATCGCCGCCGTCAAGGCGCCCGGCTTCGGTGACCGCCGCAAGGCCATGCTGGAAGACATCGCGATCCTCACCGGCGGCCAGGTCATCAGCGAAGATCTCGGCATCAAGCTCGAGACCGTGACGCTGAACATGCTCGGCCGCGCGAAGAAGGTGCTGATCGAGAAGGAAAACACCACGATCGTCGAAGGTGCCGGCAAGAAGGCCGACATCACCGGCCGCTGCAACCAGATCCGCGCGCAGATCGAGGAGACCACCTCGGACTACGACCGCGAGAAGCTGCAGGAGCGCCTGGCGAAGCTGGCCGGCGGCGTTGCCGTCATCCGCGTCGGCGGCGCCTCGGAGACCGAGGTGAAGGAGCGCAAGGACCGCGTGGACGACGCGCTGCACGCGACCCGCGCCGCCGTCGAGGAAGGCATCGTCCCGGGTGGCGGCGTGGCCCTCGCCCGCGCCTCGCTCGCGATCAACAAGCTCAAGGCCGATAACGACGACCAGCGCTTCGGCATCGACATCATCCGCAAGGCGGTGCTCGCGCCGATGCGCCAGATCGCCGAGAACGCCGGCGAAGACGGCGCCGTGATCTCCGGCAAGGTGCTCGACAACGACGACTACAGCTTCGGCTTCGATGCCCAGTCCGGCGAGTTCAAGGACATGGTCAAGGCCGGCATCATCGACCCGACCAAGGTCGTCCGCACCGCGCTGCAGGACGCCGCCTCGGTCGCCGGTCTGCTCATCACGACCGAAGCGATGGTCGCCGAGCGTCCGGAAAAGAAGGCCCCCGCCGGTGGCGACGCCGGAATGGGCGGCATGGGCGGCATGGGCGGCATGGATTTCTGA
- the groES gene encoding co-chaperone GroES, whose translation MKFRPLHDRVVVRRLNAEEKTAGGIIIPDTAKEKPMEGEVIAVGPGARNEAGAVVALDVKAGDRILFGKWSGTEVKIDGEELLIMKESDIMGIIEGTASKKKAA comes from the coding sequence ATGAAATTCCGTCCCCTGCACGACCGCGTGGTCGTTCGCCGGCTGAACGCCGAGGAGAAGACCGCCGGCGGCATCATCATCCCCGACACCGCCAAGGAAAAGCCGATGGAAGGCGAGGTCATCGCCGTTGGCCCGGGTGCCCGCAACGAGGCCGGCGCCGTCGTCGCGCTCGACGTCAAGGCCGGCGACCGCATCCTGTTCGGCAAGTGGTCGGGCACCGAGGTCAAGATCGACGGCGAAGAGCTGCTGATCATGAAGGAATCCGACATCATGGGCATCATCGAGGGTACGGCTTCGAAGAAGAAGGCCGCCTGA
- a CDS encoding usg protein has translation MTLSRQLEGYRLTTAEILYHLPDHPGVLQSFVWQDLDIAPRYPVLYRFLDFWSRQIEGKLHSVRVGTAALITPGEMRSPHMFQLH, from the coding sequence ATGACACTGAGCCGACAGCTCGAGGGATACCGGCTGACGACCGCCGAGATTCTCTACCATCTGCCCGACCATCCGGGCGTTCTGCAGAGTTTCGTGTGGCAGGACCTCGATATCGCGCCGCGCTACCCGGTGCTGTACCGGTTCCTCGATTTCTGGAGCCGGCAGATCGAGGGCAAGCTGCATTCGGTGCGGGTGGGCACGGCCGCGCTGATCACGCCAGGGGAGATGCGCAGCCCGCATATGTTCCAGCTTCACTGA
- the terL gene encoding phage terminase large subunit encodes MMCCDGARGGAVRPRDFRRFAAAVLEAQGLRPARHQLAMIDALERVAAGQVDRLMVQMPPGAAKSTYASVLFPAFWFTRHPAGEVIAASHTASLAEYFGRRLRALIAEAGEDFGLLLDAGNRAAGRFSLQGGGQYFAAGVRGPITGRRADLILIDDPVKSWAEADSRAARDALHDWYRAELLSRLKPGGRVVLVMTRWHEDDLAGRLMARESGWTVLRLPALAEADDPLGRAPGEALWPEWEDARAIARRRATVGERVFAALYQQRPMRDGGTLFELDRLGFVDAPPAVVRTVRAWDLAATAASAGRNPDWTVGLKLGLTADGTHVVLDVVRVRAGPAAVEALLRATAEADGRGTAIALPQDPGQAGVAQVAHLRRVLDGFTVIASPESGSKQTRAMPAAARIGAGGTRVVRAGWTDAFLAELRAFPDGEKDDQVDALARAEATLGQAPVAARMVNFSLMGR; translated from the coding sequence ATGATGTGCTGCGACGGAGCCAGAGGGGGGGCGGTTCGGCCCCGCGATTTCCGCCGGTTCGCCGCCGCGGTGCTGGAGGCGCAGGGCTTGCGGCCGGCGCGGCACCAGCTCGCGATGATCGACGCGCTGGAGCGCGTGGCGGCCGGCCAGGTCGACCGGCTGATGGTGCAGATGCCGCCGGGGGCGGCGAAATCGACCTATGCCTCGGTGCTGTTTCCGGCGTTCTGGTTCACCCGCCATCCGGCGGGCGAGGTGATCGCGGCGAGCCATACGGCCTCGCTCGCCGAATATTTCGGCCGCCGGTTGCGCGCGCTGATCGCCGAGGCGGGCGAGGATTTCGGCCTGCTTCTCGACGCCGGCAACCGGGCGGCGGGGCGGTTTTCGTTGCAGGGGGGTGGCCAGTATTTCGCCGCCGGGGTGCGCGGGCCGATCACCGGACGGCGGGCGGATCTGATCCTGATCGACGATCCGGTGAAATCCTGGGCCGAGGCGGACAGCCGGGCGGCGCGGGACGCGCTGCATGACTGGTATCGCGCCGAACTGCTCTCGCGGCTGAAGCCGGGCGGGCGCGTCGTGCTGGTGATGACGCGCTGGCATGAGGACGATCTCGCCGGGCGGCTGATGGCCCGGGAGAGCGGCTGGACGGTGCTGCGGCTGCCGGCACTCGCCGAGGCGGACGACCCGCTCGGACGGGCGCCGGGCGAGGCGCTCTGGCCGGAATGGGAGGATGCGCGGGCGATCGCCCGGCGGCGGGCGACGGTGGGCGAGCGCGTGTTCGCCGCGCTCTACCAGCAGCGGCCGATGCGCGATGGCGGGACGCTGTTCGAACTCGACAGGCTCGGCTTCGTCGACGCGCCGCCGGCGGTGGTGCGCACCGTGCGCGCCTGGGACCTGGCGGCGACGGCGGCATCGGCCGGGCGGAATCCGGACTGGACCGTGGGGTTGAAGCTCGGGCTGACCGCCGATGGCACGCATGTCGTGCTCGACGTGGTGCGGGTGCGGGCGGGGCCGGCGGCGGTCGAGGCCTTGCTGCGGGCGACCGCCGAGGCGGACGGGCGGGGCACCGCGATCGCGCTGCCGCAGGACCCGGGACAGGCCGGCGTCGCGCAGGTCGCGCATCTGCGGCGGGTGCTGGACGGGTTCACGGTGATCGCCAGTCCGGAATCGGGATCGAAACAGACGCGGGCGATGCCGGCCGCGGCGCGGATCGGCGCCGGCGGGACGCGCGTGGTGCGCGCCGGCTGGACCGACGCGTTTCTCGCCG